Proteins encoded in a region of the Pseudothermotoga elfii DSM 9442 = NBRC 107921 genome:
- a CDS encoding OsmC family protein gives MDIKFSISAKSESATRVAVKARNFTMYVDEPPQLGGDDRGANPVEYVLAALAGCLNVVGNLVAKEMDVKLQDLLIEIEGTLNPAKFQGKSSEERAGYKQINVKMKVKTDASPEILEKWLKTVEERCPVSDNLSNPTPLKITFEKF, from the coding sequence ATGGATATAAAGTTTTCAATTTCTGCAAAATCTGAGAGTGCCACAAGGGTAGCTGTGAAAGCGAGAAATTTCACAATGTATGTTGATGAGCCGCCACAACTTGGTGGAGATGACAGAGGAGCAAATCCTGTCGAGTATGTTCTTGCAGCACTGGCAGGTTGTTTAAACGTCGTCGGAAACCTTGTCGCTAAGGAAATGGATGTTAAACTGCAGGATCTATTAATAGAGATTGAGGGCACGTTGAATCCTGCCAAATTTCAAGGAAAATCATCTGAAGAGAGGGCAGGCTATAAACAAATAAATGTCAAAATGAAAGTAAAAACAGATGCTTCCCCTGAAATACTGGAAAAATGGTTGAAAACTGTGGAAGAGAGATGCCCTGTATCTGATAATCTCTCAAATCCAACCCCATTAAAGATAACCTTCGAAAAGTTCTGA
- the ispG gene encoding flavodoxin-dependent (E)-4-hydroxy-3-methylbut-2-enyl-diphosphate synthase — translation MSKTLKIANIFLGGNNPVVIQSMTNTKTQEVEKTIRQINDLMSAGCEMVRVSVPDLESAQSIKLIKQKVRIPIIADIHFDHKLAIEAIKSGADKIRINPGNIGPEWKIRELAKVAKDYGVAIRVGSNSGSLRKDYEQKHDRATALAESALKEVSILEKEGFYNIVISAKSSDVIETIKANEYISQKVDYPIHLGVTEAGTHITSTVKSSIAIGYLLLKGIGDTIRVSISGDPVEEVIIARKILMSLHLRKEGQVIACPTCSRCEINVEQIAKTIEALVEKNNLTVAVMGCVVNGIGEGGHADIGVAGTKNGAVLFMKGKIVKTIPKEKIVEVLTELIVNRTDKLE, via the coding sequence ATGAGCAAAACACTAAAAATAGCAAATATTTTTCTGGGCGGTAATAATCCAGTAGTGATTCAATCTATGACAAATACAAAAACACAGGAAGTAGAGAAAACAATCAGACAGATCAATGATTTAATGTCTGCCGGCTGTGAAATGGTTAGAGTTTCAGTACCAGACCTGGAGAGTGCTCAATCAATAAAATTGATAAAACAAAAAGTGAGAATTCCAATCATAGCCGATATTCACTTCGATCATAAGCTTGCTATAGAAGCCATCAAAAGTGGTGCTGATAAAATCAGGATTAATCCCGGGAATATCGGTCCAGAGTGGAAAATCAGAGAACTTGCAAAAGTGGCCAAAGATTATGGAGTAGCGATTCGCGTTGGTTCTAACAGTGGGTCTCTAAGAAAAGATTACGAGCAAAAGCATGATCGAGCAACTGCTCTGGCTGAATCTGCTTTGAAAGAAGTTTCAATTTTGGAGAAAGAAGGATTCTATAACATCGTTATTTCTGCGAAAAGCAGTGATGTTATTGAAACAATCAAAGCAAATGAATACATATCACAAAAAGTAGATTATCCGATACACCTTGGTGTGACTGAAGCAGGTACTCACATAACTTCTACTGTGAAATCTTCAATCGCTATAGGTTATCTACTTTTAAAAGGCATAGGAGATACAATCAGAGTTTCTATATCTGGTGACCCTGTCGAAGAAGTCATAATAGCCAGAAAAATTCTTATGTCGCTCCATTTGAGAAAAGAAGGCCAAGTTATCGCCTGCCCAACATGTTCAAGATGTGAGATAAATGTGGAGCAGATAGCAAAAACAATCGAAGCACTTGTTGAAAAAAATAACCTTACTGTCGCGGTTATGGGATGTGTGGTCAATGGAATCGGTGAAGGAGGCCACGCGGACATTGGTGTGGCAGGGACAAAGAATGGAGCAGTTTTATTCATGAAAGGCAAGATTGTAAAAACAATACCGAAAGAAAAGATTGTAGAAGTCCTGACAGAGCTGATAGTGAACAGAACCGATAAATTAGAGTAA
- a CDS encoding M50 family metallopeptidase encodes MFVIYFLLILVGIITVHELGHFIFAKIFGVDVLEFAIGFGPKLYEKKGKKTAFRINLFPIGGYVRLAGEDPMEETQEGIVGLYSKSAWQRLLIFFSGPLFSILAGYALFVIIVGFWGIPSVTVALVEANSPAYEAGLMADDIILSVNGKRVYDTYTVSQIIRQGKQLQIQVLRNGKKITLSAKPKLFDESHFLILSDTTGKPGEIIKAISGKPFEMSNFAALLNQYIVIDFDTTQLKGLLKQYQYDAQRYALGFYFASVSNIFQKAIGPFQEGDQLVSIEDIKIQSSVDLSRIYQTIITGDGGIYLEIEGKKIAWVHEGFPEQLNVEILRDGKQIFLNVSRDLIKQIMESAGVFKPYASNIKPSNFFEAVSLAVDRCNNLLFLMYKTLIGVFRGQEQNGVVGPVGLVSLVGEAVKVGLEQVLTLIAFITMNIGIVNLLPLPALDGGRIVFSLIEIVSRRRVDPKIEGIIHFVGFVILIILMLSITFSDIGRLIGR; translated from the coding sequence ATGTTTGTGATATATTTTCTCCTTATTCTTGTTGGGATCATAACTGTACATGAACTGGGACATTTTATTTTTGCAAAAATATTTGGTGTTGATGTACTTGAATTTGCAATTGGTTTTGGACCAAAATTGTATGAAAAAAAAGGCAAGAAAACCGCCTTCAGAATTAATCTTTTTCCGATAGGTGGATATGTGAGGTTGGCCGGAGAAGATCCAATGGAAGAAACCCAGGAAGGAATTGTTGGGCTTTACAGCAAATCAGCCTGGCAGAGACTTTTAATCTTTTTTTCAGGGCCTCTTTTTTCAATTCTCGCTGGATACGCTCTTTTCGTAATTATTGTTGGATTCTGGGGCATACCTTCTGTAACTGTTGCTCTTGTGGAAGCAAATTCCCCTGCCTATGAAGCCGGATTAATGGCTGACGACATCATACTTTCAGTGAATGGAAAAAGAGTCTATGATACCTATACAGTCAGCCAAATTATCAGACAGGGAAAACAATTACAAATACAAGTGCTGAGAAATGGTAAAAAAATCACACTATCCGCAAAACCGAAACTATTTGATGAGTCCCATTTTCTTATTTTAAGTGATACAACTGGTAAACCTGGAGAAATCATTAAAGCTATATCAGGAAAGCCATTTGAAATGAGTAATTTTGCCGCTCTTTTAAATCAGTATATCGTGATAGATTTCGACACAACTCAATTGAAGGGACTGTTAAAACAATATCAATACGACGCTCAGAGGTATGCTCTGGGTTTTTATTTTGCAAGTGTCTCAAATATCTTTCAGAAGGCCATAGGACCTTTTCAGGAAGGCGACCAGCTTGTTTCCATAGAGGACATCAAGATTCAGAGTAGCGTGGATCTCTCCAGAATTTATCAGACGATAATTACCGGAGATGGTGGCATTTATTTAGAGATCGAAGGGAAAAAAATAGCCTGGGTACACGAAGGGTTTCCTGAGCAATTGAATGTAGAAATTCTGAGAGATGGAAAGCAAATTTTTCTCAATGTGTCGAGAGATTTGATTAAGCAAATTATGGAGAGTGCCGGGGTTTTCAAGCCATATGCTTCAAATATAAAACCCAGCAATTTCTTTGAAGCGGTTTCACTTGCAGTAGACAGGTGCAATAACCTTTTATTTTTGATGTATAAAACTCTTATCGGTGTTTTTCGCGGGCAGGAACAGAATGGCGTGGTTGGCCCGGTGGGTTTGGTAAGCCTTGTAGGAGAGGCAGTAAAAGTTGGATTAGAACAGGTTCTAACATTGATCGCCTTTATAACAATGAACATCGGTATCGTAAATCTTTTACCATTGCCTGCTCTTGATGGCGGAAGAATTGTATTTTCGCTCATTGAAATTGTGTCTCGCAGGAGAGTAGACCCAAAAATTGAAGGCATCATACATTTTGTGGGTTTCGTCATACTTATAATTTTGATGCTTTCTATAACCTTCTCGGACATTGGAAGGTTGATTGGCAGATGA
- a CDS encoding 1-deoxy-D-xylulose-5-phosphate reductoisomerase, with translation MDNRTIVILGITGSIGIQTVEVIQSLGNFHILGGTYHKNKDLADAISQKHNLSNLISTSRGYDLAIEMLEKLRPDITLVAIPGFSSLILALKAIEVSKRVLLASKEALVCGGWLIKEKLKNCETNLIPVDSEHTALMQIYEEPFEEVIITSSGGALRDWELHNLHNAKPKDVLKHPVWKMGERITVDSATMVNKAFEVFEASEYFNIPISKIRVLIHKEGIVHAGILLCDSTIKLHLGFADMKVPIAYALTYPERKYKKPSWPDLVNTNLSFENVDETRYPAFKLLYEISENYAKRTAYNASDEIAVQNFLKEKIKFTDIPKVIEKVVESTNGQVRDLKDLIQIDKESRKKALEVIRCL, from the coding sequence ATGGATAATAGAACCATCGTGATACTGGGAATAACTGGTTCAATAGGTATACAGACTGTTGAAGTAATCCAATCATTAGGTAATTTTCACATTCTGGGTGGAACATATCACAAAAATAAGGATCTGGCTGATGCCATATCACAGAAACACAATCTGAGCAACTTAATATCAACCTCCCGGGGATATGATTTAGCTATCGAAATGCTCGAAAAGCTGAGACCGGATATTACCCTTGTAGCTATACCAGGTTTTTCGAGTCTTATTCTGGCCTTAAAAGCCATAGAAGTATCGAAAAGAGTGCTCCTTGCAAGTAAAGAAGCTCTTGTTTGTGGCGGCTGGCTTATAAAAGAAAAACTGAAAAATTGTGAAACCAATCTAATTCCTGTCGATAGCGAACACACAGCATTGATGCAGATATATGAAGAACCATTTGAAGAAGTTATCATAACCTCTTCTGGAGGAGCTTTGAGAGATTGGGAACTGCACAACCTTCACAACGCAAAACCCAAAGATGTGTTGAAGCATCCTGTATGGAAAATGGGGGAAAGAATAACTGTTGACTCCGCCACGATGGTCAACAAGGCGTTTGAAGTTTTTGAGGCTTCCGAGTATTTCAACATACCAATATCGAAAATACGCGTACTTATACATAAAGAAGGCATAGTACATGCAGGCATACTTCTTTGCGACAGTACCATCAAGTTACATCTCGGCTTTGCCGATATGAAAGTTCCCATAGCTTACGCACTTACATATCCGGAGAGAAAGTATAAAAAACCTTCATGGCCTGATCTTGTGAATACAAACCTGTCGTTTGAAAATGTTGACGAAACAAGATATCCAGCTTTTAAATTATTGTATGAAATCTCCGAAAATTATGCAAAAAGAACTGCATACAACGCAAGTGATGAAATTGCTGTTCAGAACTTTCTTAAAGAAAAGATAAAATTCACGGATATACCGAAGGTTATTGAAAAGGTTGTAGAATCGACTAATGGACAGGTAAGGGATTTAAAAGATCTTATTCAAATAGATAAAGAAAGCAGAAAAAAAGCTTTAGAGGTGATCAGATGTTTGTGA
- a CDS encoding thiamine diphosphokinase, which yields MKAFVFLNGRYLWKDYPKIEKNALIIAVDGGANYLFRLGIVPDIFVGDGDSVQKEVLDGLSKKGVSIFLYPEDKDEIDAELAIKKALEFGANEIIIHGWRGERLDMMLALISIMSKQNNVKIVAKDHELEMGVVCDELVLESKAGEKWSILPVCGNAKCVTLSGFKYEINCVDMPCEKPFGISNIAKKNRVKISVKEGKVVYFRWIIEPS from the coding sequence TTGAAGGCGTTTGTATTTCTCAATGGTAGATATCTTTGGAAAGATTATCCCAAAATAGAAAAAAATGCCTTGATCATTGCTGTCGATGGAGGAGCAAATTATCTTTTTCGCCTTGGAATAGTTCCGGATATTTTCGTTGGAGATGGAGATTCTGTTCAAAAAGAAGTACTTGATGGTTTGTCAAAAAAAGGGGTGAGCATATTTCTTTATCCGGAAGATAAAGATGAAATAGACGCTGAATTAGCTATAAAAAAAGCTTTAGAATTCGGGGCAAATGAGATTATTATACATGGATGGCGTGGAGAAAGACTTGACATGATGCTGGCTCTGATATCTATTATGAGCAAGCAGAACAATGTTAAGATAGTTGCAAAAGATCACGAATTGGAAATGGGCGTGGTATGTGATGAGCTTGTGCTCGAATCAAAAGCTGGCGAGAAATGGTCTATCCTGCCGGTGTGTGGCAACGCCAAATGCGTGACTTTGAGCGGCTTCAAATATGAAATCAATTGCGTTGATATGCCTTGCGAAAAGCCGTTCGGCATCAGCAACATTGCGAAAAAAAACAGAGTAAAAATTTCTGTCAAAGAAGGAAAGGTGGTTTATTTCAGATGGATAATAGAACCATCGTGA
- a CDS encoding RNA polymerase factor sigma-54 — translation MENRLRIETTAFYNKNAFFKIIELPFSALVEYLQNSFSGVSLDVQIPEKNESFVETVVDYEKSLPEEIMENIIFANLDDETEKVAEYIAYNLDNKGKMLVSVQEICEKFGVSEQIVKRAIDAIRESGPEGILDGKVAGYGDASIYVEPDIIITEDLNVSVRSFEMKVPRNATKTQLKIISFLNEALNRRKELLLFLGKTLLKENALFILGKSTYPKKTKMTDIANTMNISISTVSKAISGKYVKTPSRIFELKTFFGRHVAGDYLTAEIAKIILEKGKSITDREITIILNSQGIEVSRRTVNNYRRRAAEILERNGKF, via the coding sequence ATGGAAAACAGGCTGCGGATAGAAACAACTGCATTTTATAACAAAAACGCTTTCTTCAAAATAATAGAGCTACCATTTTCAGCGCTTGTTGAGTATTTGCAAAACAGTTTCTCGGGTGTAAGTCTCGATGTACAAATTCCAGAAAAAAACGAGTCATTTGTTGAAACAGTTGTTGATTATGAAAAGTCACTCCCAGAAGAGATCATGGAAAATATCATCTTTGCAAATCTTGACGATGAAACAGAAAAAGTTGCAGAGTATATTGCTTACAATCTTGACAATAAAGGTAAAATGCTTGTTTCAGTACAGGAGATATGTGAGAAATTTGGCGTTTCTGAACAGATCGTGAAAAGAGCAATTGATGCTATAAGAGAATCTGGTCCTGAGGGAATTCTGGATGGAAAAGTTGCAGGATATGGAGATGCCTCGATATATGTGGAACCAGATATAATAATTACTGAAGATTTAAATGTATCTGTAAGAAGTTTTGAGATGAAAGTACCTCGCAATGCTACTAAAACCCAGCTTAAGATTATCTCTTTTCTGAATGAAGCTTTAAATCGCAGGAAAGAGTTGCTACTGTTTCTTGGAAAGACGTTGCTTAAAGAAAATGCGCTATTCATACTTGGAAAATCCACCTATCCGAAAAAAACTAAGATGACTGATATTGCCAATACCATGAATATAAGTATTTCGACGGTTTCAAAAGCAATCTCCGGAAAATACGTCAAAACACCCTCCAGAATCTTTGAACTTAAAACTTTTTTTGGCAGGCATGTAGCCGGTGATTATCTCACAGCCGAGATTGCAAAGATCATTCTTGAAAAAGGCAAGTCAATAACTGACAGAGAAATAACTATTATCCTGAACTCTCAAGGTATCGAAGTAAGTCGAAGAACTGTGAACAATTATAGAAGAAGGGCTGCAGAGATTTTAGAAAGGAATGGTAAATTTTGA
- the queA gene encoding tRNA preQ1(34) S-adenosylmethionine ribosyltransferase-isomerase QueA, with product MKVSDFDYILPNELIAQNPVEPRDTSRLMILNRKSRNIEHRIFRDIVEYLNPKDLLVLNNTRVIPARLFAKKANSTIEVLLVEKIGTNLWNCMVKPGKKVKPGDILNFETFTAECLSKADQGMRTLKFETTDEDLFKLGEAPLPPYVHSKIPIERYQTIYAKINGAIASPTAGLHFTEELLRKIKSIGVTVTEITLHVGIGTFRPVKTQFVQDHKMHPERYQISQDTVKLVEKTKRSGGRVIATGTTVVRALEEYGINGKLEGETRLFIYPPFNFKIVDAMITNFHLPKSTLLMLVAAFAGYDFIMEAYREAIEKRYRFYSFGDAMFIT from the coding sequence ATGAAAGTTTCTGACTTCGATTACATTTTACCGAATGAATTGATAGCTCAGAACCCTGTCGAACCACGTGATACCTCGCGTTTGATGATTTTGAATAGGAAAAGTAGGAATATAGAACATAGGATATTTCGAGATATAGTCGAGTATCTGAATCCTAAGGACTTGCTGGTACTCAACAACACACGTGTTATCCCAGCAAGGCTTTTCGCAAAAAAAGCCAATTCAACAATTGAAGTACTTCTGGTTGAGAAAATTGGAACGAATTTGTGGAATTGCATGGTTAAACCTGGAAAAAAGGTGAAACCTGGAGATATTCTGAATTTTGAAACTTTCACTGCTGAGTGTTTATCAAAAGCTGATCAGGGAATGAGAACTTTGAAATTTGAAACCACTGATGAAGATCTTTTTAAGCTCGGTGAAGCTCCTCTACCTCCATATGTTCACTCAAAGATACCAATAGAAAGATATCAAACAATTTATGCGAAAATAAATGGTGCAATTGCTTCTCCAACAGCTGGACTTCACTTTACAGAAGAACTTTTGAGAAAAATTAAGTCAATTGGTGTGACAGTTACAGAGATAACTTTACATGTCGGAATTGGTACTTTTAGACCGGTGAAGACCCAATTTGTTCAGGATCATAAAATGCATCCAGAACGATATCAAATTAGCCAGGACACTGTTAAGTTAGTAGAAAAAACTAAACGGTCTGGTGGCCGCGTCATAGCAACTGGGACAACTGTGGTTCGAGCACTGGAAGAATATGGAATAAATGGCAAGCTTGAAGGAGAAACCAGGCTCTTCATATACCCACCGTTCAACTTCAAAATTGTAGATGCAATGATAACAAATTTCCATCTTCCCAAATCAACTCTACTGATGCTTGTTGCAGCTTTTGCTGGATATGATTTCATTATGGAGGCATACAGAGAAGCCATCGAGAAGCGTTATCGTTTCTATTCTTTTGGCGATGCCATGTTTATAACATAA
- a CDS encoding DUF5693 family protein produces the protein MGKAIQLRRVSGTVFIIVSFFYLAYFTPMRIKSDLCGIKYSLGYTLDEKRITTETGEIIWIVEPGEILQPFMKYVIFKGDFSTFDPADYTVMADEYGTNIGILEFNESTPFAKQVVQDRLKKEAVFRVHTVREEEVEKLRMNESMVYYRLRRAILERSIDFIWVQPVKNINMNYVLKKIESEFGRPSPLPIPQNNFANLQFIPFLAILFAIGSFNIVLAVIPLFVVFFSFPLAVSTASIIATVAIYFSAKKKELLPLLYLIIGILTYAALSDFLHINDILQYRGVKISLIALPSLLIVKTFIKEWKWLKKYFPFLLIVVATAGLYYISRSGNVSFVSEFERKLRDSIEGLLWIRPRFKEIVGYPAYFMSLRLKKFKWNFILEIIGAIALLSTFNTFCHIKSPMVVSLYRSMFSILVGYLTYWIVGRTK, from the coding sequence ATGGGGAAAGCTATTCAATTGAGGCGCGTTAGCGGAACTGTGTTTATAATAGTTTCATTTTTTTATCTTGCTTATTTTACCCCAATGAGAATTAAAAGCGATCTATGTGGGATTAAATATTCACTTGGTTATACCCTGGATGAAAAAAGAATCACAACGGAAACTGGCGAGATAATTTGGATTGTTGAACCAGGGGAGATTCTTCAACCTTTCATGAAATATGTAATTTTCAAAGGCGATTTTTCCACATTTGATCCTGCTGACTATACAGTCATGGCGGACGAATACGGCACGAACATAGGTATTCTTGAGTTCAATGAAAGTACACCATTCGCAAAACAAGTTGTGCAAGATAGATTAAAAAAAGAAGCCGTCTTCCGTGTTCATACTGTAAGAGAAGAAGAAGTTGAGAAACTCAGGATGAATGAGTCTATGGTTTACTACAGATTGAGAAGGGCTATTCTTGAAAGAAGTATAGATTTTATTTGGGTGCAACCAGTAAAAAATATCAATATGAATTATGTACTGAAAAAGATTGAAAGCGAATTCGGTAGACCGTCGCCATTACCCATTCCTCAAAACAATTTTGCAAATCTTCAGTTCATACCTTTTTTAGCTATTTTATTTGCAATAGGTTCTTTCAACATAGTACTGGCTGTAATACCATTATTTGTAGTTTTTTTTAGCTTTCCGCTGGCAGTCTCAACAGCTTCAATAATTGCCACAGTTGCAATTTACTTTAGCGCCAAAAAAAAGGAGCTTCTGCCATTACTTTATCTCATCATTGGTATTTTAACTTACGCAGCCCTTTCAGATTTTTTGCATATAAATGATATTCTTCAATACAGAGGGGTAAAAATATCTCTGATAGCCTTACCAAGCTTGCTAATCGTTAAAACATTCATCAAAGAGTGGAAATGGCTCAAAAAATACTTTCCTTTTCTTTTAATTGTTGTTGCAACAGCAGGATTATATTATATTTCCCGATCAGGGAATGTGTCCTTTGTATCTGAATTCGAACGAAAACTCAGAGATAGTATTGAAGGATTACTCTGGATTAGACCAAGATTCAAAGAAATAGTTGGCTATCCAGCATATTTTATGTCTTTAAGATTGAAAAAGTTCAAATGGAATTTCATTCTTGAAATCATAGGAGCAATCGCACTTCTATCTACTTTTAATACCTTTTGCCACATTAAATCACCTATGGTAGTTTCGCTTTACAGATCCATGTTTTCTATATTAGTTGGTTATTTGACTTACTGGATTGTAGGGAGAACAAAATGA
- a CDS encoding RluA family pseudouridine synthase, whose amino-acid sequence MENKIVELSINEENSYRRLDKFLRNELKAVPLSEIYKLLRTGCVQVNGKTVRKPYTELYVGDKVTIKADLAIYRQKKDLPSIPLKLDILYEDDNLLILNKKAGITIHPSEKTRSTTLIQGLHFYGAKKGFKPHLVHRLDRDTSGALVIAKNVKTARTLSHMFRNRLVKKEYITLVSGKIFGDGFIDKPLDGSEALTEYKVLENFRDTSLLRVILHTGRTHQIRKHFALIGNPVVGDILYGDKKVNELFKKKHNLRRQFLHCIRISFTNPSEPGVISIKAPLPDDLERVIKGLKK is encoded by the coding sequence ATGGAGAATAAAATTGTTGAACTGTCTATTAACGAAGAGAATTCATACAGAAGACTCGACAAATTTTTAAGAAATGAACTGAAAGCAGTTCCATTATCGGAAATTTATAAACTTCTGAGAACTGGCTGTGTACAGGTCAACGGGAAGACTGTGCGCAAACCATACACAGAGCTTTATGTGGGAGATAAAGTTACTATAAAGGCAGATTTAGCCATTTATCGACAAAAAAAAGATCTGCCTTCAATTCCACTTAAACTCGATATTCTCTATGAAGATGATAATCTTTTGATTCTGAACAAAAAAGCTGGTATAACGATTCATCCATCTGAAAAAACCAGATCAACTACTCTTATCCAGGGGCTTCATTTCTACGGAGCAAAAAAGGGATTTAAACCACACTTGGTTCACAGATTGGACAGGGATACTTCAGGAGCACTGGTTATAGCAAAAAATGTAAAAACGGCAAGAACGTTGAGCCACATGTTTAGAAATAGATTGGTCAAAAAAGAATACATTACCTTAGTTTCAGGAAAAATTTTCGGAGATGGATTCATAGACAAACCCCTTGATGGTTCAGAAGCGCTGACAGAATACAAAGTTCTCGAAAACTTCAGGGATACTTCTTTATTGAGAGTAATCCTTCACACCGGAAGGACTCACCAGATAAGAAAACACTTTGCGTTAATAGGAAATCCAGTTGTTGGCGATATCCTTTACGGAGATAAAAAAGTAAATGAGTTATTCAAAAAAAAGCATAACCTGAGAAGACAATTCCTCCACTGTATTCGTATAAGTTTTACAAATCCTTCTGAACCTGGTGTTATATCCATTAAAGCACCCTTACCGGATGATCTTGAGCGTGTGATTAAGGGGCTAAAAAAATGA
- the smpB gene encoding SsrA-binding protein SmpB produces the protein MQIVATNKKIRDYEILETYEAGIELKGTEVKSLRERNVSFKDAFCRVRDNEIYMLNLHISPYKFANRFNHDPERPRKLLLHKREIKRLIGKLTTTGLTLIPTKIYFNDHGLAKVEIALVRGKKRYDKREEIKRKEINRKIKTYLKYGE, from the coding sequence GTGCAAATAGTAGCTACGAACAAAAAGATCCGTGATTATGAGATTCTGGAAACTTACGAAGCAGGTATAGAATTGAAGGGAACAGAGGTAAAATCTCTGAGAGAGAGAAACGTTTCGTTTAAAGACGCTTTCTGTCGAGTGAGAGACAACGAGATATATATGCTGAACCTCCATATAAGTCCCTATAAGTTTGCAAATCGATTTAATCATGATCCTGAAAGACCAAGAAAGTTACTGCTCCATAAAAGAGAAATTAAAAGATTGATAGGAAAATTGACAACCACAGGGTTGACTCTTATACCAACGAAAATATATTTCAACGACCACGGATTGGCAAAAGTAGAAATAGCACTGGTCAGAGGAAAGAAACGATATGACAAACGCGAAGAAATTAAGAGAAAGGAGATAAACAGGAAAATTAAAACTTACTTGAAGTATGGAGAATAA
- a CDS encoding YraN family protein — protein sequence MNWKEAEEKASRYLRHKGFKILARNYRTRFGEIDIIARYRGYLVFVEVKSGNSFFLPRTRVDLQKIRHIQLAANDYIMNTKDSFKGYRIDVIEVTEKGIEHFEDIQI from the coding sequence TTGAACTGGAAAGAAGCAGAAGAAAAGGCTTCCAGATACCTTAGACACAAGGGTTTTAAAATACTTGCCAGAAATTATAGAACCAGGTTTGGCGAAATTGATATAATAGCGAGGTACAGAGGGTACCTCGTTTTTGTTGAAGTAAAAAGTGGGAACAGTTTCTTTTTACCAAGAACCAGGGTAGATTTGCAGAAAATACGGCACATACAGTTAGCTGCCAATGATTACATTATGAATACGAAAGACAGCTTTAAAGGTTACAGGATAGATGTAATTGAAGTAACAGAAAAAGGCATAGAACACTTTGAAGATATTCAGATATGA
- the gatC gene encoding Asp-tRNA(Asn)/Glu-tRNA(Gln) amidotransferase subunit GatC, which yields MIEINESLIEHLEQLARLKLTADQRKLIEKDMREILGYMELLDEVNVESTEPMYTPVERFVELREDFVRDFDCVDLIKSAFPKERSGQIVVPGIHI from the coding sequence TTGATAGAAATAAATGAGAGTCTAATAGAACACTTAGAACAATTAGCGCGTTTGAAATTAACAGCAGATCAGAGAAAATTGATTGAAAAAGATATGAGGGAAATTCTTGGATATATGGAACTACTGGATGAGGTGAATGTGGAAAGCACCGAGCCCATGTACACTCCTGTTGAAAGATTTGTAGAACTGAGGGAAGATTTTGTGAGAGATTTCGATTGCGTTGATTTAATAAAATCCGCTTTTCCAAAGGAACGTTCCGGCCAAATAGTTGTCCCTGGTATTCACATTTGA
- the csrA gene encoding carbon storage regulator CsrA translates to MISRKSGESFMIGDSIEVKILRIEGSEVKIGISAPSHVKIYRAEIYQKIVKENKMAVQADIVDLSEVIFLDRNK, encoded by the coding sequence GTGATCTCAAGAAAATCTGGAGAAAGTTTTATGATAGGTGATAGCATAGAAGTAAAAATCTTGAGGATAGAGGGAAGCGAAGTTAAGATAGGTATATCTGCACCGTCTCATGTTAAAATATATAGAGCAGAGATATACCAAAAGATAGTAAAAGAAAACAAGATGGCTGTTCAGGCTGATATTGTGGATCTGAGTGAGGTGATTTTTCTTGATAGAAATAAATGA